The Synchiropus splendidus isolate RoL2022-P1 chromosome 1, RoL_Sspl_1.0, whole genome shotgun sequence genome includes a window with the following:
- the si:ch1073-13h15.3 gene encoding inactive all-trans-retinol 13,14-reductase, with protein MWLLLFIVWLVLWAAGSYWYLFGKPSPFSLESVRPPGPREFDQKKRDKVIKQGFTVDKVPQNLDVIVIGSGIGGLAAGATLAKAGKKVLILEQHDQAGGCCHTYIEKGFEFDVGLHYIGQVHENSLLRIIFDQISEGQLEFQELNQHFDTIQIGTGDTKREYTIFSGKTEMKAHLLKQFPDDTEAIETFFKIMKISAKKTHYLATLKLIPQWLSLFLLKSGVADLVSPVFRLSGTCATDLVSTLTSNKDLHVIFSYLFYGVPPNDSSVLINALLVHHYKRGAYYPKGGASEIAFHIIRTIHKYGGNCLVRAPVSQILVNEQGAAYGVKVRKGQEEVEIRAPTIVSNCGIFTTFQKLLPAEIQVKPEIRQRLSMMKHGRGSFLVFSGFDGTAEDLGLVSTNFWLFKNNDMDKSMDQFFAMSKDEAPDNIPMMFITIPSSKDPEAKIRHPGKSCMTILTMVKYEWFEEWKDTTVRKRGSDYQDYKMRFARNLFDWACTLFPKIKDKLVFQDVATPLTNMHYLGAQRGAMYSAEHNLERFQAEAVARNRCNTPVKNLFMSGQDVFSCGIAGALHGGILCASAVLDRIVYIDLLLIKKKLKRRKAQELARLTQKKVQ; from the exons ATGTGGCTGCTGCTTTTCATAGTCTGGTTGGTGCTGTGGGCTGCTGGCTCATACTGGTACCTGTTTGGGAAGCCAAGTCCGTTCTCACTGGAGTCAGTGAGACCTCCAGGACCTCGTGAATTTGATCAGAAGAAGCGAGACAAAGTCATCAAACAAG GTTTCACTGTCGACAAAGTGCCCCAGAACCTCGATGTCATCGTCATTGGCAGCGGTATCGGTGGCCTAGCGGCTGGGGCGACTCTGGCCAAGGCCGGGAAGAAAGTTCTGATTCTGGAGCAACATGACCAAGCTGGTGGCTGCTGCCACACCTACATCGAGAAAGGCTTTGAGTTTGATGTTG GCCTTCACTACATTGGCCAGGTCCACGAAAACAGCCTGCTGAGGATTATCTTCGACCAGATCTCCGAGGGCCAGCTGGAGTTCCAGGAGTTGAACCAGCACTTTGACACCATACAGATAGGCACTGGCGACACCAAGCGCGAGTACACAATCTTCTCTGGCAAGACTGAGATGAAAGCCCACCTGCTGAAGCAGTTTCCAGATGACACGGAGGCAATCGAGACCTTCTTCAAAATCATGAAG ATTTCAGCCAAGAAGACGCACTACTTGGCGACCCTGAAGTTGATCCCCcagtggctctccttgttcttGTTGAAGTCAGGTGTGGCTGATTTGGTCTCCCCAGTCTTCCGTCTCTCTGGGACTTGTGCCACAGACCTTGTGAGCACTTTGACCAGTAACAAGGATCTGCACGTCATCTTTTCTTACCTCTTCTATG GTGTtcctccaaacgactccagcgTTCTGATCAATGCCCTCCTGGTGCATCACTACAAACGAGGTGCCTACTACCCTAAAGGTGGCGCCAGTGAGATTGCGTTCCATATCATACGCACCATCCACAAGTATGGCGGCAACTGTCTGGTGCGAGCTCCTGTCTCTCAGATCCTGGTGAACGAGCAAGGGGCTGCTTATG GTGTGAAGGTGAGAAAGGGTcaagaggaggtggagatcCGAGCTCCAACCATTGTTTCGAACTGTGGCATCTTCACCACCTTCCAGAAACTTCTCCCCGCGGAGATTCAAGTCAAACCAG AAATTCGACAGAGGTTGAGCATGATGAAACATGGCAGAGGATCGTTCTTGGTTTTCTCCGGTTTCGATGGAACGGCTGAAGATTTAGGTCTTGTCTCCACCAACTTCTGGTTGTTTAAAAACAACGACATGGACAAATC GATGGACCAATTCTTTGCCATGAGCAAAGACGAAGCACCGGACAACATTCCCATGATGTTCATCACCATCCCATCCTCCAAAGACCCAGAAGCCAAAATCAGACACCCAG GCAAATCCTGCATGACGATTCTGACCATGGTGAAGTACGAGTGGTTCGAGGAGTGGAAGGACACCACTGTGCGTAAAAGAGGCAGCGACTATCAGGACTACAAGATGCGGTTTGCCAGAAACCTCTTTGACTGGGCCTGCACCCTCTTCCCCAAAATCAAAGACAAG CTGGTCTTCCAGGACGTGGCCACGCCCCTCACCAACATGCACTACTTGGGCGCGCAGCGTGGGGCCATGTACTCAGCAGAGCATAATCTGGAGCGCTTTCAGGCCGAAGCTGTTGCCAGGAACAGGTGCAATACTCCTGTGAAGAACCTCTTCATGTCAG GTCAGGACGTATTCAGCTGTGGCATTGCCGGAGCGCTGCACGGAGGAATCCTTTGCGCCTCGGCTGTGTTGGATCGCATTGTCTACATTGACTTGCTGCTCataaagaagaagctgaagaggaGAAAGGCCCAGGAACTGGCCAGACTCACCCAGAAGAAAGTGCAGTGA
- the gngt2b gene encoding guanine nucleotide-binding protein G(I)/G(S)/G(O) subunit gamma-T2b, protein MARDMSDKEILQMELEQLKKEVNTPRTAVTANCTETISFVEGLAPNDPLIKGVPDDKNPYKGDKGGCIIT, encoded by the exons ATGGCTCGGGATATGTCAGATAAAGAGATCCTCCAAatggagctggagcagctgaagaagGAGGTCAACACACCGCGGACAGCG GTGACAGCTAACTGCACAGAAACCATCTCATTCGTTGAGGGACTGGCACCCAATGACCCGCTGATCAAGGGAGTCCCAGATGACAAGAACCCCTACAAGGGAGACAAGGGGGGCTGTATAATAACATAG